The following are from one region of the Geoalkalibacter subterraneus genome:
- a CDS encoding putative bifunctional diguanylate cyclase/phosphodiesterase produces the protein MVLLEDSAIATPIQDHQNSAFPNWGSPNALENRLLACSGINFADPRDRTFLLVKIRWFLLGLLATSCLAAGFLFLRSPYGFFLSRPQLLALFLSVAVILLHNGAVHLFYDRLARPIYVNSLQVLLDLSIVTFLVHFSGGAASWFWPVYLLVTLEAAVLLEQPHRVWFMGLSGALLYGLVLLGGYQGWWPNVSMPFVDENLHQNGLHLFLLWFWVSVLNAAVAVAGVFLMSVIRRENQELRNSQKGMSEFLETASDLIFNIDKDGRLRFANSAWRQSMGYDGHDLQKLYLKDIVHPEFRENCSHEFDRVLRGEAGRVTNGRLLNRHDEVLEVEGSLTRCCLHNDGLGTIWVICRDVTEHKKAQAELYRLAHYDQLTGLPNRAFFLDRLNHSIALARRQGRQVAVLFLDLDRFKIINDTLGHVLGDRLLREMGQRLHGCIREVDAVARMGGDEFILCLGNVDGAESVEKVAKKILKNLVRPLCIDGHELFITTSIGISLFPDHHQDAQSLIKKADIAMYHAKAQGRNNYQLYREEMDSDVEKRLVLETAIRKALEMDQFRIFYQPKVDIASGRITAMEALLRWDHPELGLLPPNEFIPLAEETGLIFSIGEWVLLQACMQNRQWQQRGLPRMRVAVNISGYQLQQREFIDIVRRVLDESGLAPCDLEIEVTETVVMQNPESAVAILNQLRDLGVMIAIDDFGTGYSSLAHLKRFSVNTLKIDKSFVRDVEFDATDAAIATAIISMGNSLKLQVIAEGVETEGQLDFLRDHRCQEMQGYLFSKPLPAEEIEHFLLQVDRRGPDPRFHECEQ, from the coding sequence ATGGTTTTGCTGGAGGACTCTGCCATCGCTACGCCAATACAGGACCATCAGAATTCAGCCTTTCCAAACTGGGGATCGCCAAATGCTCTGGAGAACCGGCTTCTTGCCTGCTCCGGCATAAATTTCGCCGATCCTCGCGATCGGACCTTCCTGCTGGTCAAGATTCGCTGGTTTCTTCTCGGACTGCTGGCGACAAGCTGCCTTGCTGCAGGATTTCTTTTTCTGCGAAGTCCTTATGGATTCTTTCTCAGCCGCCCACAGCTTCTGGCTCTTTTTCTTTCCGTTGCCGTTATTCTCCTGCACAATGGCGCCGTTCATCTTTTCTACGATCGCCTTGCGCGTCCCATCTATGTAAATTCACTGCAGGTTCTTCTTGACCTGTCCATTGTGACTTTTCTGGTTCATTTCAGCGGGGGTGCCGCGAGCTGGTTCTGGCCGGTTTATCTTCTTGTGACTCTGGAGGCTGCCGTCCTTCTGGAACAGCCGCATCGGGTATGGTTCATGGGGCTTTCAGGGGCGCTGCTTTACGGCCTTGTTCTGCTGGGTGGTTATCAGGGCTGGTGGCCCAATGTCTCCATGCCGTTTGTCGATGAGAATCTGCATCAGAACGGGCTGCATCTTTTTCTGCTCTGGTTCTGGGTCAGTGTGCTCAATGCCGCTGTTGCGGTGGCGGGTGTTTTCCTGATGTCGGTCATTCGTCGAGAAAATCAGGAATTGCGCAACAGCCAGAAGGGGATGAGCGAATTTCTTGAAACAGCCAGTGATCTGATCTTCAATATCGATAAGGACGGCAGACTGCGGTTTGCCAACAGTGCCTGGCGACAGTCCATGGGGTATGATGGACACGATCTGCAGAAACTCTACCTCAAGGATATCGTTCACCCTGAATTCCGGGAGAACTGCAGCCATGAGTTCGATCGCGTTCTGCGCGGCGAAGCCGGCCGCGTAACCAACGGCCGGCTGCTCAATCGCCATGATGAAGTGCTTGAAGTGGAAGGATCTTTGACCCGCTGCTGCCTGCATAATGATGGCCTTGGCACGATCTGGGTCATCTGTCGTGACGTGACCGAGCACAAAAAGGCTCAGGCAGAACTTTACCGGCTGGCGCACTACGACCAGCTGACGGGTTTGCCTAATCGCGCTTTTTTTCTCGACCGGCTCAATCACTCCATTGCGCTGGCGCGGCGCCAGGGAAGACAGGTCGCCGTTCTTTTTCTCGACCTCGACCGTTTCAAGATTATCAACGATACCCTGGGCCACGTTCTGGGCGACCGTTTACTGCGGGAGATGGGGCAGCGCCTGCATGGATGCATCCGTGAGGTGGATGCCGTGGCGCGCATGGGGGGCGATGAATTTATCCTCTGTCTGGGGAATGTGGATGGCGCAGAGAGCGTCGAAAAGGTCGCGAAGAAAATCCTTAAAAATCTGGTGCGGCCTCTCTGCATTGACGGACATGAACTCTTCATTACCACCAGCATCGGCATCAGCCTGTTTCCCGACCATCACCAGGACGCCCAGAGCCTGATTAAAAAGGCCGACATCGCCATGTACCACGCCAAGGCCCAGGGGCGGAACAATTATCAGCTTTACCGCGAGGAGATGGATTCAGACGTAGAAAAACGTCTGGTGCTTGAAACGGCGATCCGCAAAGCGCTGGAAATGGATCAGTTTCGCATTTTCTACCAGCCCAAGGTCGACATTGCTTCGGGCCGCATTACCGCCATGGAGGCGCTGCTGCGTTGGGATCACCCGGAGCTGGGGCTGCTGCCGCCCAACGAGTTCATTCCGCTGGCGGAGGAGACGGGATTGATTTTCTCCATAGGAGAGTGGGTTCTGCTCCAGGCCTGCATGCAGAATCGCCAGTGGCAGCAGCGGGGACTGCCGCGAATGCGGGTCGCGGTCAACATCTCCGGCTACCAGCTGCAGCAGCGGGAATTCATCGATATCGTGCGACGGGTTCTTGATGAATCCGGGCTCGCCCCCTGCGATCTTGAAATCGAAGTCACCGAAACGGTGGTCATGCAGAACCCGGAATCTGCGGTGGCGATTCTCAATCAGCTCAGGGATCTGGGCGTTATGATCGCCATTGACGATTTCGGCACAGGTTATTCATCTCTTGCGCATCTCAAGCGCTTTTCGGTCAACACCCTGAAGATCGACAAGTCATTTGTGCGCGACGTCGAATTCGATGCCACTGATGCCGCTATCGCTACGGCCATCATCTCCATGGGCAACAGTTTGAAGCTCCAGGTGATTGCCGAAGGGGTCGAAACTGAAGGCCAGTTGGACTTTCTGAGGGACCACCGCTGTCAGGAGATGCAGGGGTATCTCTTCAGCAAGCCGCTGCCTGCCGAAGAAATCGAGCATTTTCTCCTGCAGGTGGACCGCCGCGGACCTGATCCCAGGTTCCATGAGTGCGAGCAATAG
- a CDS encoding manganese efflux pump MntP, with product MDFLTLFGLAAALAMDAFAVALGAGLTLKRLTGGHLFRLSFHFGLFQGMMPIIGWLAGLSVQRWIAAYDHWIAFILLAFIGGKMIYEAFREEQALRDPRDPTRGLTLIMLSIATSIDALAVGLSLGMLGVTIWFPALIIAVVAGVFTLAGMLLGRRISGLWGPRVEIFGGVVLFAIGLKILLEHTLGM from the coding sequence ATGGACTTTCTGACCCTCTTCGGGCTGGCCGCGGCCCTGGCCATGGATGCCTTCGCCGTGGCGCTGGGTGCGGGCCTGACCCTGAAGCGGCTTACCGGCGGGCACCTGTTTCGCCTGAGTTTTCACTTCGGGTTGTTCCAGGGGATGATGCCGATCATCGGCTGGCTGGCCGGATTGAGCGTGCAACGCTGGATTGCCGCCTACGATCACTGGATTGCCTTTATTCTTCTCGCCTTTATCGGCGGCAAGATGATCTACGAAGCCTTCAGGGAAGAGCAGGCGCTGCGTGACCCACGCGATCCGACACGCGGTCTGACCCTGATCATGCTCTCCATCGCCACCAGCATCGACGCGCTGGCGGTGGGGCTGTCGCTGGGGATGCTGGGTGTCACGATCTGGTTTCCGGCGCTGATCATCGCCGTAGTGGCGGGGGTGTTCACTCTGGCGGGCATGCTACTTGGGAGGCGCATCAGCGGCCTGTGGGGGCCGCGGGTGGAAATTTTCGGGGGCGTGGTGCTTTTTGCCATCGGCCTGAAAATTCTGCTGGAGCACACCCTGGGGATGTGA
- the ablB gene encoding putative beta-lysine N-acetyltransferase — protein MSDIIERLGRSQIQHGKNNNRVYLMKLDPRDSVELVGKLDSLAQSNGYTKIFAKVPDEARPVFTEAGYQVEARIPQFFNGSKDAAFLGKYFCDKRRKEKKPQTVREIIETAQSKAGQPACPELKPGFELRRLEHADAEAMAEVYREVFASYPFPIHDPDYLRETMDDNILYWGTWEGDKLAAISSAETYPDERNAEMTDFATLPDYRGAGLAQVLLAEMEDELRRQEYHTAYTIARAYSFGMNITFAKHGYSYSGTLTHNTDISGELESMNIWHKAL, from the coding sequence ATGAGTGATATTATCGAGCGTCTGGGACGCTCCCAGATACAGCACGGCAAGAACAACAATCGCGTTTACCTGATGAAGCTCGATCCGCGCGACAGTGTCGAACTGGTGGGCAAACTTGACAGCCTTGCACAGAGCAATGGCTACACCAAAATATTCGCCAAGGTCCCCGATGAAGCCCGACCGGTTTTCACTGAGGCAGGCTACCAGGTCGAAGCACGGATTCCGCAGTTTTTCAACGGATCCAAAGATGCCGCTTTTTTAGGAAAATACTTCTGCGACAAACGCAGGAAAGAGAAAAAGCCGCAAACGGTGCGCGAAATCATCGAGACTGCACAATCCAAAGCCGGGCAGCCTGCCTGCCCCGAGCTTAAACCTGGATTTGAGCTGCGTCGACTCGAACATGCTGACGCCGAAGCCATGGCCGAGGTTTACCGTGAGGTCTTTGCAAGCTACCCCTTCCCCATCCATGATCCCGACTACCTGCGGGAGACCATGGATGACAACATCCTGTACTGGGGAACCTGGGAGGGCGATAAGCTGGCGGCAATCTCTTCCGCCGAAACCTACCCGGATGAGCGCAATGCGGAGATGACCGATTTTGCCACCCTGCCCGATTATCGCGGCGCCGGTCTGGCCCAGGTGCTGCTGGCGGAGATGGAAGACGAGTTGCGGCGCCAGGAGTACCATACTGCCTACACCATTGCGCGCGCCTACAGCTTCGGCATGAACATCACCTTTGCCAAGCACGGTTACAGCTACAGCGGCACGCTGACGCACAACACCGATATCTCGGGCGAACTTGAAAGCATGAATATCTGGCACAAGGCACTTTGA
- the ablA gene encoding lysine 2,3-aminomutase, whose amino-acid sequence MAIYDQTQQNIARKINENSEISNWKDWHWQLRHSVESIDTFENLLDIKFPAEERSKLEETLSKFPLSVTPYYMSLIDAEDYHNCPVFKQAFPSPAELDIGGCDMADPLAEDTDSPAPGITHRYPDRVLFHISNVCSMYCRHCTRKRKVGDQDSIPGREELQQGLDYIRNHPEVRDVLLSGGDPLMLNDDYLDWILTEVRKIEHVQIIRIGSRMPVVLPYRITDELVEILKKHQPLWLNTHFNHPREITTSSKQAIRKLADGGIPLGNQTVLLAGVNDCPRVIKSLVHKLVHNRVRPYYLYQCDLSEGLTHFRTPVGKGIEIMESLIGHTSGFAVPTYVIDAPGGGGKIPLNPNYLISLSTNKVVLRNYEGVITTYQEPDSYEATFCDRKCDDCRLHLKLDDAEEYRATGIEMLLSDHDETISLTPENNARIDRRNHE is encoded by the coding sequence ATGGCAATTTACGATCAGACTCAGCAAAACATCGCTCGCAAAATCAATGAAAACTCTGAAATTTCCAACTGGAAAGACTGGCACTGGCAACTGCGCCATTCGGTGGAATCCATCGATACGTTTGAAAATCTGCTCGACATCAAATTTCCCGCCGAGGAGCGCAGTAAACTGGAAGAGACTCTGAGCAAGTTCCCGCTTTCGGTCACCCCCTACTATATGTCGCTGATCGACGCGGAGGATTACCATAACTGCCCTGTTTTCAAACAGGCCTTTCCTTCCCCTGCCGAACTGGATATCGGCGGCTGCGACATGGCCGACCCGCTGGCGGAGGACACCGACAGCCCGGCGCCGGGGATCACCCATCGCTACCCTGACCGGGTGCTGTTTCACATCAGCAACGTGTGCAGCATGTACTGCCGTCACTGCACCCGCAAGCGCAAGGTGGGCGATCAGGACTCCATTCCCGGGCGGGAGGAACTGCAACAGGGGCTGGACTATATCCGCAATCATCCCGAAGTGCGCGATGTCCTGCTCTCCGGCGGCGACCCGCTGATGCTCAACGACGATTACCTCGACTGGATTCTGACCGAGGTCCGCAAGATCGAGCATGTCCAGATCATTCGCATCGGCTCCCGCATGCCGGTGGTGCTGCCCTACCGGATCACCGACGAACTGGTCGAGATCCTCAAGAAGCATCAGCCGCTGTGGCTCAACACCCACTTCAACCACCCGCGCGAGATCACCACATCGAGCAAGCAGGCAATCCGCAAGCTGGCTGATGGGGGCATCCCGCTGGGCAATCAGACCGTGCTGCTGGCCGGCGTCAATGACTGCCCCCGCGTGATCAAGTCTCTAGTGCACAAGCTGGTGCATAACCGCGTGCGTCCCTACTACCTCTATCAGTGCGACCTGTCGGAAGGACTCACCCACTTCCGCACCCCGGTGGGTAAGGGAATCGAAATCATGGAAAGCCTTATCGGCCACACCAGCGGCTTCGCCGTACCGACCTATGTCATTGACGCGCCGGGCGGCGGGGGGAAGATTCCCCTGAACCCCAATTACCTGATCTCTCTTTCAACCAACAAAGTGGTGCTGCGCAACTACGAAGGCGTCATCACCACGTACCAGGAGCCCGACAGCTATGAAGCCACTTTCTGCGATCGCAAGTGCGACGACTGCCGGCTTCACCTCAAGCTCGACGATGCCGAGGAATACCGGGCGACCGGCATCGAGATGCTGCTGTCGGATCATGATGAAACCATCTCTCTGACTCCCGAGAACAACGCCCGTATCGACAGGAGAAACCATGAGTGA
- a CDS encoding peptidylprolyl isomerase, with product MDKKNPTVLIKTNLGDITLELDAEKAPITVENFLEYVRSGFYDGTIFHRVIDGFMIQGGGMTPDMKEKKSGKSIKNEADNGLTNQRGTIAMARTQVVDSATSQFFINVADNDFLNHRDKTANGYGYAVFGRVVDGMKTVDAIRNTATTTVGFHQDVPKTAVVMEQVSVVE from the coding sequence ATGGACAAGAAAAACCCGACGGTTCTGATCAAAACCAATCTCGGCGACATCACCCTTGAACTCGATGCCGAAAAAGCACCGATCACGGTCGAGAACTTTCTCGAGTACGTGCGCAGCGGCTTTTATGACGGTACCATTTTCCACCGCGTCATCGACGGCTTCATGATTCAGGGCGGAGGCATGACGCCGGACATGAAAGAGAAAAAAAGCGGAAAGTCCATCAAAAACGAGGCGGACAACGGTCTGACCAACCAGCGCGGCACCATCGCCATGGCCCGCACCCAGGTGGTCGACAGCGCAACCTCCCAGTTCTTCATCAATGTCGCAGACAACGATTTCCTCAACCACCGCGACAAAACGGCCAATGGCTACGGATATGCGGTTTTCGGCCGCGTGGTCGACGGCATGAAAACGGTGGATGCCATCCGGAACACGGCGACCACGACCGTCGGTTTCCATCAGGACGTCCCGAAAACAGCCGTAGTCATGGAACAGGTTTCAGTCGTCGAATAA
- a CDS encoding cold-shock protein: MAEGTVKWFNDAKGFGFIEQENGPDVFVHFSAIQGEGFKSLLEGDRVEFEVTEGQKGPQASNVVKL, from the coding sequence ATGGCTGAAGGGACAGTAAAATGGTTTAACGACGCAAAGGGTTTTGGTTTCATCGAGCAGGAGAACGGTCCGGATGTTTTCGTTCACTTCTCCGCTATCCAGGGCGAGGGTTTCAAATCCCTGCTGGAGGGTGATCGGGTCGAGTTCGAGGTAACCGAAGGACAGAAAGGCCCGCAGGCCAGCAACGTCGTTAAACTCTAA
- a CDS encoding Ig domain-containing protein → MHKKYNPHSLIPLILSLFLAACGGGGGSGGDPIIPQPGNTAPIARISADLINTQTGETVTLSAANSSDPDGDPLTFSWDLTSKPEGSSAELTNPGDAVTQLTLDTEGSYTVTLVASDGFSDSSPATLVLSAGENLKGGISVQSPTITAGQSTRLSAIPISGIDPDELSFAWRIVDEPGGASLSAFDEPETILTTALPGEHVISLTVSSSQNSDTRQITVFAEGLPDNRPPSASIITESTRSIIGEALLFDGRSSSDPDNDLLSFTWELTEKPPGSSAVLSGSSDDRVYLTADLQGEYTVALQVSDGELTSPLQTLTVTASPPGANTPPEAIITPEEVETSVGVRTYLDGSQSTDPDGDSLSYRWQLLHKPAGSQSALTNSTSSATYLTPDTEGEYRIELIVSDGRIESTASLATVTATEQDNNLIRPVADAGEDQLVSIGDEVLLDGRGSRTENEEDLFFSWSLLSTPSTGTVLSNNNAATPHFTPDLAGIYLAQLIVNNGQLNSEPDTVEIQVNAPPVADAGANRQTYLGSHVTLDGSASSDPDTGPQPIVYSWQVRDAEGTVLSLEGADQKTTRFTPLQTGLYTLILTVDDGLDSHTAQAIVEVVPAPDQQPVADAGDNTVADTGETVYLNGSDSFDPDSDPLTFHWSFTNRPADSLLEDADIIQSPSSPEASFTPDRDGRYDVALTVNDGTLDSDPDTVIITAISRPVADAGPDRSVGLGAEVTLNAGDSHAPQGNTLTYSWTFDPPAASMAELSSPQGQIVSFTPDVPGSYRIGLTVDDEFFSSDEFIVEITAVNTFMRTYGGAGVDFGGPVHELEDGSGYIIGGESNSPSIAEQGDYDMVLIATDSAGNEIWREVYGGAGAEELWSLAAKPDGGFYLAGFSNSFGEETGDSSGAGDAYLVETTSRGVQLNQKTYGSTDLDQAQVVLPTADGGLILAGYTQSPDLAPQGVNDANMYVIKQTAGGEVAWERSYGGELVEDAWGIAEKPDGSGFLVAGFTDSYADKARGDAYIVEIDADGNQLSSLTLGEPGLYDEFYDLRRIGNSNRYIAVGYTESHQDSNGDFYFVIISNDASGELRVEKEIALGGTAHDETHAVALCDDGGFALIGTTLSYGHSALNPDILLIRTDGEGNQIWQHTYGGTASDQSWSITQAMDGGYLIGGNTASIGQGLQDILLIKTGPDGNVAPLARPLPPLSQNEGTGVDIDGAAGFLEPNAQPLTFEAINLPAGLAVNANTGRITGTLPDMTSDRTIQVTLIATDPNGLSATSTLKLTIKDTD, encoded by the coding sequence ATGCACAAAAAATACAATCCCCACAGCTTGATCCCCCTGATTTTGAGTTTATTTCTTGCCGCCTGCGGAGGCGGGGGTGGCAGCGGCGGAGACCCTATTATTCCGCAACCGGGCAACACGGCCCCGATTGCGCGAATCAGTGCGGATCTCATCAACACTCAGACAGGCGAAACAGTTACTCTAAGCGCGGCAAACAGCAGCGACCCGGACGGGGATCCCCTGACATTCTCCTGGGACCTGACGAGCAAACCCGAGGGAAGCTCTGCAGAACTGACAAATCCCGGAGACGCCGTCACCCAGTTGACCCTGGACACCGAAGGCAGCTATACAGTCACTCTGGTTGCCAGCGACGGTTTTTCAGACAGCAGCCCCGCTACGCTGGTCCTTTCAGCGGGCGAAAACCTCAAGGGCGGCATCTCGGTGCAATCCCCCACCATCACCGCCGGCCAGTCCACGCGCCTGAGCGCCATTCCTATTTCAGGCATCGACCCAGACGAACTGTCTTTCGCATGGAGGATTGTCGATGAACCCGGCGGCGCCTCCCTGTCTGCTTTCGATGAACCTGAAACGATTCTGACAACGGCTCTGCCGGGAGAGCATGTCATCAGCCTGACGGTCTCTTCCAGCCAAAATTCCGACACCAGACAAATAACAGTTTTCGCTGAAGGTCTTCCGGATAATCGCCCGCCTTCCGCCTCAATCATTACAGAAAGCACGCGCTCCATAATTGGCGAGGCGCTGCTTTTTGACGGCAGGTCCAGCAGCGACCCCGACAATGACCTGCTCTCCTTTACCTGGGAATTGACCGAAAAACCTCCGGGAAGCTCAGCGGTGCTGTCAGGGTCGTCCGATGACAGGGTCTACCTCACAGCGGACCTGCAGGGCGAATATACCGTTGCGCTGCAGGTTAGCGACGGTGAACTGACAAGCCCCCTTCAGACTTTGACCGTTACAGCATCCCCGCCCGGGGCAAACACACCACCAGAGGCCATAATAACGCCCGAAGAGGTCGAGACCTCAGTTGGGGTGCGCACCTATCTCGACGGCTCTCAAAGTACGGACCCCGACGGCGACAGCCTCAGCTACCGCTGGCAACTGCTGCACAAGCCTGCGGGAAGCCAAAGCGCCCTGACCAACAGCACCTCATCCGCAACCTATCTGACACCGGATACGGAGGGAGAATACCGCATAGAATTAATCGTCAGTGATGGCCGGATTGAAAGTACGGCCAGCCTGGCGACCGTCACTGCGACGGAACAGGATAACAACCTGATCCGTCCGGTGGCCGACGCCGGGGAGGATCAACTGGTTTCAATCGGAGATGAAGTCCTGCTGGACGGCCGGGGCAGCCGCACCGAGAACGAAGAGGACCTCTTTTTTTCCTGGTCCCTGCTTTCGACCCCATCCACCGGGACGGTGTTATCTAATAATAACGCTGCGACACCACATTTTACCCCCGACCTCGCTGGCATCTATTTGGCACAACTGATTGTCAACAACGGTCAACTCAACAGCGAACCGGATACGGTTGAGATTCAGGTCAATGCGCCACCCGTCGCAGATGCCGGCGCCAACCGCCAAACCTACCTCGGCAGCCACGTCACGCTTGACGGCAGCGCCAGCAGTGATCCCGACACGGGACCTCAGCCGATCGTTTACAGCTGGCAGGTGCGCGACGCAGAGGGAACCGTTCTCTCCCTTGAGGGTGCCGACCAAAAGACCACTCGCTTCACCCCCTTGCAGACAGGGCTCTACACCCTGATCCTGACGGTCGATGACGGACTCGACAGCCACACCGCTCAGGCGATAGTCGAAGTCGTTCCGGCGCCGGACCAGCAGCCTGTAGCCGATGCAGGAGACAACACCGTGGCCGACACGGGCGAGACCGTCTATCTCAACGGATCGGACAGCTTCGACCCGGACAGCGACCCGCTGACTTTCCACTGGAGCTTTACCAACCGACCAGCCGACAGCCTGCTTGAAGATGCGGACATTATCCAGTCCCCGTCATCCCCCGAGGCATCCTTTACCCCGGACCGGGACGGTCGCTATGACGTGGCACTGACTGTCAATGACGGTACCCTCGACAGCGACCCGGATACCGTGATCATCACCGCCATTTCGCGCCCCGTGGCCGATGCGGGCCCGGATCGCAGCGTCGGACTCGGTGCCGAAGTTACCTTGAACGCAGGCGACAGTCATGCTCCGCAAGGCAACACATTGACCTATTCCTGGACTTTTGATCCCCCGGCGGCAAGTATGGCGGAACTCTCCTCTCCACAAGGGCAGATAGTCAGCTTCACACCGGATGTCCCCGGCAGCTACCGCATCGGACTCACCGTCGATGACGAATTTTTTTCAAGCGATGAGTTCATCGTGGAAATCACGGCGGTGAACACCTTCATGCGCACCTACGGCGGTGCGGGGGTAGATTTCGGCGGCCCGGTGCATGAACTTGAGGATGGCTCAGGTTATATCATCGGCGGCGAATCCAATTCACCGAGTATCGCTGAACAGGGCGATTACGACATGGTGCTGATCGCTACGGACTCGGCAGGGAATGAGATCTGGCGAGAAGTTTACGGCGGAGCGGGAGCAGAGGAGCTCTGGAGTCTCGCCGCGAAGCCTGACGGGGGGTTCTACCTGGCCGGCTTCAGCAACTCCTTTGGAGAGGAAACCGGGGATTCATCCGGCGCAGGCGATGCCTACCTGGTTGAAACCACGAGCCGGGGAGTTCAGCTTAATCAAAAAACCTACGGCAGCACCGATCTGGATCAGGCCCAGGTCGTTCTTCCGACAGCGGACGGCGGCTTGATCCTGGCCGGTTATACCCAGTCTCCCGATCTGGCGCCCCAAGGCGTCAATGACGCCAACATGTATGTGATCAAGCAGACAGCAGGAGGGGAAGTTGCCTGGGAGAGAAGTTACGGCGGCGAGTTGGTAGAAGATGCCTGGGGCATTGCCGAGAAACCCGACGGCAGCGGATTCCTGGTCGCCGGCTTCACCGATTCCTACGCGGACAAAGCCCGAGGGGACGCATACATTGTAGAAATCGACGCTGACGGAAACCAGCTTTCCAGCCTGACGCTGGGTGAGCCGGGACTCTATGATGAATTCTACGATCTGCGTCGCATCGGCAACAGCAATCGTTATATTGCCGTCGGCTATACCGAATCCCACCAGGACAGCAATGGTGATTTCTATTTTGTCATTATTTCAAACGACGCATCCGGGGAACTGCGCGTCGAGAAGGAAATCGCCCTTGGCGGAACAGCGCACGACGAAACGCATGCGGTTGCACTCTGCGACGACGGGGGTTTTGCCCTGATCGGCACGACCCTTTCCTATGGGCACAGCGCCCTTAATCCGGACATCCTGCTGATCAGAACAGACGGGGAAGGTAATCAAATCTGGCAACATACTTATGGCGGAACGGCAAGCGATCAATCCTGGTCAATCACACAAGCCATGGACGGTGGCTACCTGATCGGCGGCAACACAGCATCCATCGGCCAGGGGCTGCAGGATATACTGCTGATCAAAACCGGCCCGGATGGCAACGTGGCCCCCCTTGCCCGCCCGTTGCCGCCCCTGTCACAAAATGAAGGCACAGGTGTTGATATCGACGGCGCAGCGGGCTTTCTTGAGCCCAATGCACAGCCGCTCACCTTCGAAGCGATCAATCTGCCAGCGGGCCTCGCGGTGAATGCCAATACGGGGCGTATCACCGGCACCCTGCCCGATATGACCTCGGACCGCACGATACAGGTCACTCTGATTGCCACTGACCCTAACGGACTCAGCGCCACATCGACACTGAAGCTCACAATAAAGGATACGGACTGA